A window of the Fuscovulum sp. genome harbors these coding sequences:
- a CDS encoding BolA/IbaG family iron-sulfur metabolism protein encodes MPISARDIENLIRESFPAAKITVEGDDGQHFSAEVIDASFKGMNRVQQQRAVYAALKGKMDGAHGELHALALTTKAPD; translated from the coding sequence ATGCCGATTTCCGCACGCGATATCGAAAACCTGATCCGGGAAAGCTTTCCGGCGGCCAAGATCACGGTTGAGGGGGATGACGGGCAGCATTTTTCGGCCGAGGTGATTGATGCCAGTTTCAAAGGCATGAACCGGGTACAGCAGCAGCGGGCAGTCTATGCCGCGCTGAAGGGTAAGATGGATGGTGCGCATGGAGAGCTTCATGCGCTGGCGCTGACGACCAAGGCGCCGGATTGA
- a CDS encoding CcdB family protein: MSRQFDLYRMADGDYVIILQSDLLDALNTRAVCLALPEQATTPAFAALSPLLSTGDVRLRIAPHILATLTLSELGTFVANLSHERDRIIRAFDLILTGA, encoded by the coding sequence ATGTCCCGGCAGTTTGATCTCTATCGGATGGCGGATGGCGACTATGTCATCATTCTGCAGTCCGATCTGCTGGACGCACTCAACACCCGTGCCGTTTGTCTCGCCCTGCCGGAACAGGCGACAACTCCCGCATTTGCCGCGCTTTCCCCGCTTCTCTCTACCGGAGACGTCCGGTTGCGCATCGCCCCCCATATCCTTGCAACCTTGACGCTGTCAGAACTCGGGACTTTCGTCGCCAACCTCTCGCATGAACGCGACCGCATCATTCGTGCGTTTGATTTAATTCTCACAGGGGCCTGA
- the grxD gene encoding Grx4 family monothiol glutaredoxin, which translates to MSAQDQIRETVEKNDVVLFMKGTKMMPQCGFSSRVAGVLNYMGVEFADVNVLADAEIRQGIKDFSDWPTIPQLYVKGEFVGGCDIVTEMTLSGELDALFEAKGVTFDKDAANKIREANG; encoded by the coding sequence ATGAGCGCGCAGGACCAGATCCGCGAGACGGTTGAGAAGAACGACGTGGTGCTGTTCATGAAAGGCACCAAGATGATGCCGCAATGCGGGTTTTCGTCCCGTGTGGCGGGGGTGCTGAATTACATGGGCGTGGAATTTGCCGATGTGAACGTGCTGGCCGATGCCGAAATCCGGCAGGGCATCAAGGATTTCAGCGATTGGCCGACGATCCCGCAGCTTTATGTGAAGGGCGAGTTCGTGGGCGGTTGCGATATCGTGACCGAGATGACGCTGTCGGGCGAATTGGACGCGTTGTTCGAGGCGAAGGGCGTGACCTTTGACAAGGACGCCGCCAACAAAATCCGCGAGGCGAATGGCTGA